In Numida meleagris isolate 19003 breed g44 Domestic line chromosome 23, NumMel1.0, whole genome shotgun sequence, the following proteins share a genomic window:
- the RBM7 gene encoding RNA-binding protein 7, producing MGGTAAEADRTLFVGNLDPKVTEELIFELFHQAGPVIKVKIPKDKDGKQKQFAFVSFKHEESVPYGMNLLNGIKLYGRPINIQFRSGSSHASQDSNLSCLPHGAASLGPSGTPHPASRHDRNTESMVAGFSSMQRSLPSHDNLQRQAGMHGAAWQQPQPGFAVPGYQHGHSLGHPSASHMLRRPDVAVLRKSRMGSHPYYPDNRHLGREQRAGDRGPDYGRGKRDDYGFEDRGHMSDHHYRGSRDDPFYDDRNRNAWSHDYDSRRESYREGNWRLTRH from the exons ATGGGGGGAACGGCCGCCGAGGCGGATCGGACGCTGTTCGTGGGGAACCTGGACCCCAAAGTCACCGAGGAGCTGATCTTCGAGCTGTTCCATCAG GCAGGTCCAGTAATTAAGGTTAAGATCCCTAAAGATAAAGATGGTAAACAAAAGCAATTCGCATTTGTGAGTTTCAAGCATGAAGAGTCTGTCCCGTATGGAATGAATCTCCTTAACGGGATCAAGCTCTATGGACGGCCCATCAACATTCAGTTCCGCTCAG GGAGCAGCCACGCATCTCAGGACAGTAATTTGTCGTGTTTACCGCACGGAGCAGCCAGCCTGGGCCCATCTGGCACACCACATCCAGCCAGCAG ACACGACAGGAATACAGAGAGTATGGTAGCAGGGTTCTCATCTATGCAGAGATCTCTGCCATCTCATGACAACCTTCAGAGACAAGCAGGG atgcaCGGCGCTGCGTggcagcagcctcagcctgGTTTTGCTGTGCCTGGGTACCAGCACGGCCACTCGCTCGGTCACCCATCAGCCTCCCACATGCTGCGGCGTCCGGACGTTGCGGTGCTGCGCAAGAGCAGGATGGGCTCCCACCCCTACTACCCGGACAACAGGCATTTGGGCCGAGAACAGCGTGCCGGGGACCGGGGGCCTGACTATGGCAGGGGGAAAAGGGATGACTATGGCTTTGAAGACAGAGGGCACATGTCTGACCACCACTACCGGGGGAGCAGAGATGACCCATTCTACGACGACAGGAATCGCAATGCATGGAGCCACGATTACgacagcagaagagagagctACAGAGAGGGCAACTGGCGCTTGACGCGGCACTGA